TCATTTTGCTTCTCTTGATTCAGGTTAAAGATTTTATTTGAGAACGTTTCTTAATTACATCAAAGGTTAGTCATGGAAAACTGAAAGTTATTTAAGAAAATTGTTCACAATATTAATGGTTTCAAGCTAGTAGAGAAAAAAATAGATTAGTCATTTGAGCTTTTAATCTATAGATATCCATCAACTAAAAAAACTTGTGGATacactaattattaattttcattgATCACTCTTATAGTTGATTGATTAAACTTCATATTTTATCTAGACAACAACTAAGtttaagaaaattataaaaagaaattataaGCAAAATGGTTTTAAGGGGTAGTATAAAGGATACTGAAATCTCAACGATtgaattttaaacaaaaaaagatTTTGGCAAAATGAAATTCCGCAAAATGTAAAAATGAGAATTCAATGCCACAACATCCATTATTCTAAAAAGAACACACGAATTCAAACAAGTAAATCATAAGAGAAACTTACTTTTAATTAATCCGAACTAAACTTTCAACATAATTAACAGGGTcccaaaattcaaaatcttttgttGTTGCAGTAACTTTTATTTGCTTTACTCTATTATCCCTCCAATTATAGAGAATTGCTTCAAAGTTTTGAGAGCTCCTAATCATAAGTGTATCACAATCTTCGAAAAGAAGCAACGGTATCAATTGAAAATGATATTTCATATAGCCACTCAAGTCATAATCTATTTGAAGATTTTGATAACTAACTTTAAGAAATTGAGTCCAAGAATCTTCAACTCCAAATTTTTTCATCTGCCATATAACAAAATCAGTTTCCTTATAAGAATAAGAAAAACATAGGCAACCCCCTAAAACACTAATGATTGGTTGAGCCGACGGTACTTCGTCAAAATCAAGGGGCAAAAGATATTGATTATACGTCTCAGTCCTCAAATCAAGAGAAACAATAACAAAATGTTCAACTGTGATAGTCTTATTAATCGTGAGTTTCATATTAATCCAACTATGGTAGTCAATGTTGTTGCGAATAGCCAACCAGTTAACAGCACCACTAACATACACACCATCATGGATATTATAGTTATTGAGTTCAAAAGGAAGAGGAACAACCGGAAAACTTCCAATGCTTCTCCAAACATCATCACCGAAGCTAAGAACTCTCACATTAGATTTCAGTTGATTACCAATGTAACGGGACGCCACCACCACTTTATAAGTGTCTGTTGAATCATCAAATCCAAGCCCAAAGGTGAAACTTTGATATTGAAAAGCACAAAAATATCCAAACTTTTTAGATATTGTCTTGGTGGCTGGATTCCACAATTGAAACCAGTACTTTTTATGGGGACGGGTGAAGATAACACTGGCCAAGAGAATCAATCCATTACAGGAAGCAAATACATTAGAGCACCCTTTGTTTTCCACATCATAGTAAGGATCGTCAAAAAGGGTGATTGAGGAATTATCCAGTAAACTACGAGTAGGATATGGAAAAACACTGAAATTCTCTTCATATTCATCGTCATTACCGTCGGGAGACTCGCCAGGAGTAATCTTCAAGCGATCCAAGATTATTGCAAACATCGGAATTTGTGTTGCTGATCTCTTGAGGTGCAATTTGATGAAGGCGGAATCGGAGATGAGAGTTTTCCAAGACTTACAGACACACTTAAATTGAAGAAGAGATTTGACGGGAAGAATGGAAAGTATTTCGGCGATGAGTTCATCGTGAAGCACGATCGGCGACCGAATCATCGTAGAATGATGCAGTGATGTGGTTGATTTTTTGCACTCAACCCAGCGCCGTTTAGCAGGAAGTACTGAAGAAACTATTTTAAGAaaggaaataaaattaaatattgtttGACATTTTGTTTTCAAAGTTATTTTAAGTCATTGTATCAACAATTTTAATCACGGATTTGAATCTAGCCCTAAGTACTTAATTAACTCAACTAAAAAATAGGTTGAATTTAGGATAGAggtaaagaaaaataataaagcttatttaatatatatatttttaggatataaccaaaattttaaaaaaaattattgaatttatttttataattattagaaaaaattagaaatttttaatgtataaaataaaacacatcaaataagagttaaaataaaatttggttggattagaaaaatataaaatgtagATTTAACAATTAAGGCGGCATTTACATAAAATATGGCTAGCTaagttttatttattctttaaaaactatttttaaagagAATATCTAACCCCACTCCTTGGTTCTCTTATGCATTATACGCGTTGTCAAAAATTTCTTCTGCTGTTGTAGATGTATCTCCGTAAAAatgattgaatatttttagaaacatagtttacAGACAATTTAAGTATTTTTTGGATGTGTAAAACGTACGATCAATCCGCCAAAATGGGGTTTTTTAAGCCTCTGGAACAGTGACAAACGTCATTGTTGCGTCCTTGGAGTTTCAGAACGTTCTGTAGGTGCATCTATGAAAAAAATGAAACATTAGGTAGTTTCGTAGATGCAACTATAGAACAAACCCAGTTTTTTGAAATGTAAGCTtgtttcgtagatacatctacggaagatttCCGTATTTGTACGTACGGaagtaaatttgtttttttttcttttcttatttgtaATACAATGCAAACATTATGGTCGGCCATCCAGACATTATATCTTGGAGGATTTCACAGCATGCCTCTGTGCGACATGCACGAATTAATGCAGGTCTTGTCATAAGTGACAGATGGATCTGTCGTTCCAGCAGATGCACCTAATACCCCCGTTCCAACAGAGGTACATGTTACATCTGTTCTAGCAGAGGGCCCTTCCACATCTACTCTCTCATCCTGGAGGCCTCGGAATGATGGTGAGGGTTCCTCACAGACGCCTTCTGCCCGCAGTAGTTGCCGGAACACTTCTTCTACTCCTGTGCCACCGCCGGAGAAGGATGCTAGATCTCTGGTGCCACCTTCTGAACTACACAAGGAGACTGATGCGACTGAGGCGCCTGTCGTTTACCCAGGGGGTCCTTCAAATTTATCCTTGTTGACAGGGTATGCAGATCATTCAGCCAGACATATCTGAGACGGAGATGTAAAACTTCTTAGACttattacttattacttttttGTCCTCAGTTTctgattaattatttataactttgCTTATTATTAACGACGttttcttttggaaaatttcaggATAGCGATCCCCAAAAGTTCTACAACCACGGCCGGAAGATTGCCTCTCTCATGAAGCCTACCGAGCCATGGTTCCAGGATGTCCTCTTTGTAGCACTTCTTTTCTAACCCCCAAATAATAGCATACATTCACAGAGTAATATAACATGCATATAGTAAAAGGGCATCACATGTTGTTTCCATAACAATGAAAACCAAAGAAAAACGTACAAACATGCACCTAATCATTTTTATAAcacaatttgaaaattttatgtttCATCAATATGCATATCGCAACGGAAAATAAATTCTCAAGCATTTCAATGATCATATCTCATACTACAATCATCTACCAAAATCATAATAACATTATCATCTCATTAAATGTCATATGAATCCTATAATAGGCAACATAGCCATCAACATAATATATCCAAAATACCATATCGAAtacaataaagataacaataatcCAACAtccaaaacatgagttcaaatacccctccagtgttacatgatcagagcattgaTTCTCTACCTAAATCAAAATGAAATAACCGataagctcctcggctaaatcctcatgCAAGTACGCTACTCGTTGGAACCTGCGCGATGTCGCatagaacatcattcaaacagaagggtgagaattcacatcataatgaatACATATAATGTGTACAATGAATAAAGTATTATTACAATACaacaattcatcacacttcacaaTTAATGAGTTCTACAATTATTGCCACAACACAATCTCCAATTATCACATAAGCACACACTAGTCCAAATATCACATAGTAAATTGTTGATagtatattggagtacttttagtttatcgtttccacagggattggtgcgatatcaccgtcgttctatagtttatgttgtcttgagttaaagttactttgggtttggtttggtaaaagatcattcacaaatttagtagcaaagagtaaaattaggaaagttctaagtttaaagaaaagtatcaagacttgattaAATCGACCTAAAATTGTATGTCTTCCTACAAACATGCGTATGAATTCGTTTTCAACCAATACTTCAAGTATCGTCCGTCTATACTGTTCGTTTCCGCAACGTTATAGCAAGATTTAGCTTATTGTTCAACCAACGATTTCTCAACCGattgaacaatacaaataacgtttataaaccgatacaaagtgattatcaaccattaATTCTATGTCTAGACTTcatgtttgatagatgatagagttagatcaagatttaaatattgtatttcacaaaTATTTAAACCATAAAAATTCAAGAATAAACAACtagatcatctatattgattaataacttgttcataaacaatattcataagaaaaacatacaaaaagtaaggaggattacatcaaagccttgacaccaaaagtgtttagctatccattgacatggtagcttgcacaagaaggaatgTAGGAAGGATAGCAAGCATCAACGGTGATTTCTCGACGATCAATGCTCCGATTCTTCGATTATATGTTGAAATACTGAAATTAGGATTTCTTAAGCTCTTCAAATGATGTCACCTTTCTCAAAAACAAAATTGTCCCCTTTATACAAAATTCAGTTTCTgtccagcgcgcgacgcgcgcccAAACTTGCGACGCGCGCATTGCGCGCTCCTCTACTCGCGACGCGCGGAAGCCACTGGATTTTGAACTTTGTTTTTCCTTACAGCGCGCGGCGCACGCTCCAGCTCGCGACGCGCCCTTG
The Vicia villosa cultivar HV-30 ecotype Madison, WI linkage group LG6, Vvil1.0, whole genome shotgun sequence genome window above contains:
- the LOC131614390 gene encoding F-box/kelch-repeat protein At3g23880-like, which gives rise to MIRSPIVLHDELIAEILSILPVKSLLQFKCVCKSWKTLISDSAFIKLHLKRSATQIPMFAIILDRLKITPGESPDGNDDEYEENFSVFPYPTRSLLDNSSITLFDDPYYDVENKGCSNVFASCNGLILLASVIFTRPHKKYWFQLWNPATKTISKKFGYFCAFQYQSFTFGLGFDDSTDTYKVVVASRYIGNQLKSNVRVLSFGDDVWRSIGSFPVVPLPFELNNYNIHDGVYVSGAVNWLAIRNNIDYHSWINMKLTINKTITVEHFVIVSLDLRTETYNQYLLPLDFDEVPSAQPIISVLGGCLCFSYSYKETDFVIWQMKKFGVEDSWTQFLKVSYQNLQIDYDLSGYMKYHFQLIPLLLFEDCDTLMIRSSQNFEAILYNWRDNRVKQIKVTATTKDFEFWDPVNYVESLVRIN